The Fundidesulfovibrio soli genomic interval AACCTGCTCTACGTGGCCTGGACCCGCCCCGAGCAGGAGCTGCACCTCTTCCTGCATTCCGGCGAGAAGCTGGCCAACCGCTACCCCCTGGCCAAGGCCGTGGACATCATCTTCGAGGCGGCCGGCATCCCCGTGGACGAGCCCGAGGTGGTCTTCGGCGCGCCGCCCCCAAGCCAGGCCGCCCTGCTGCCCGCGGCGCCGCCGCAGCAAGCCTCGCCGCCCGCGCCCTTGCCCGAGGCGCCGCTGCAGGCCTCGCCGCCGCTGGACTGGCTGCCCGGCCTCAAGATCGCCCGGAGCGAACTGGGCGACCCGGAACAGCGCCTGCGCCTGAGCGAGCGCATCCGCGGCGTGGTTGCCCACAAGGCCCTGGAGCTGCTGGCGCTGCCCGAGGACGCCTCCGACTCCGCCGGGCTTGAGCGAGAGGCCCTGCACGCAGTGCGCCAGGCCCTGGCCTTCTGCGGCCTGCAGGACGAATCCCTGGAGCCGGAGCTGGCCGAGAACCTCGCCTGGCTGGCCGTGCAGCCCTTCTACGCCCAGGGGCGCCACCTGGGACTGCGCGAGGCCGAGATCATGGACGAGGACGGGACCGTGCACCGCCCGGACCTGATCGTGTTCGCGCCCACGCATACCCTGGTCATCGATTACAAGACCGGCCGCGAGGACCCGGCCCACGCCGAGCAGGTGCAACGCTACCTGCGCCTCGTCCAGGCCCTGCCCGCCTGCGAGGGCCGCCCGGCGCGCGGCATCCTGGCCTATCTCGACCAGCGCCTCGTGCGCGAAATCCTGCCGGAGGCTTCGCGGTGAACCCTGTTTCGGTGATCCCCTGGGACCGTGATTTCCTCACCGGCCTGGGCACGCACCTGGTGGAGAACTTCCAGGACCGCTTCCAGTCCACGCTGGTGCTTTTTCCGCACCGCCGCCCCAAACGCTACCTGCTGGACAAGCTGGCCGCCGACGCCCGCCTGCCCAAGCCCTGCCTGCTGCCGCGCATCCTCTCCATCGACGAGCTCTTTGCGGAGCTCGCGGGCAGGCTCCACCCCACCCCCCTGCGCCAGCTCACGGAACTGGACCGCGTGGGCGTGGCGCACGCGGTGGTCACGCGCCTGGGCGTGGGGCTGCGCGGGCCGGACAACGCCTTCCCCTCCGAGATCAAGGATTTCTTCCCCTGGGGCCTGCGCCTGGCCCAGCTGATGGAGGAGCTTTTCCAGCACGGCGTGGCCGCCTCCGACCTGGACCACGTGCAGGACCAGGTGCTGCCCACCGCCGCCGCCCTGTTGGGCAGCCTGAAATCCATCCAGAAGGCCTACCGCGAGGAGCTGCTTGGTTCCGACACCGCCACGCCCGGCCTGCTGCGCTCCATCGTGGCTGACCGGACCGCCGAAGCCGTAGAGCTTCTGGAAGGACAGACCGTGCTGGCCTGCGGCTTCCACGCCCTCTCCGGCAGCGAGGAGAAGCTGCTCAAGGGCCTGTGGCGCAAGGGCCGGGCGGACATCCTCTGGCACACGGACCCCGCAGTGGCCACGCCAGGCGGCTCACCCCACTGGTCCTGCGAGGAGCACGCCCAGTGGCTCAAGCACTGGAAGGCCCGCGCCGTGCTGCTCACGGACGAGAAGCGTTCCCCCCTGCCCGCCTGGCGCAAGCGCACCGACCAGTTGAGCCTCTTCGCGGCGGAGCCCGCGCAGGAACCGGCCAGCCGGGCCAAGATCGTCTTCCACCAGGGCTTCGACCTGCACTCCCAGCTCGTGGCCCTGCGCCGCGAGCTTGACGCCAGCACGGAAACCGCCGGGTTCGCCGTGGTCCTGCCGGATACCAGCATGCTCATGCCCGTGCTGCACCATCTGCCCCGGCGCGACGTGAACATCTCCATGGGCTTCGCCTTGAAGCGCTCCCCGCTGCACACCCTCATTGAGACCATCCTGCGCCTTCAGGACGGCCGCATGCCCGGCGGCTACCACTGGCGGGAGGTCATAGCGCTGCTGCGCCACCCGCTGATCAAGCTGCTGCGCATCGGGGACGACACCCCGTTGCGCATGGCCTTCCACGACTGGGAGGCCGCCATCCGCCAGGGTGAGAAGCACCTGGACCCAACCGCCTGGAATCCGGCCGAAGCCCCCACCCAGGCCGCGCCCGAGGTGGCGGCGCTGTGTGCGCGCGTGGTGGAGGTCTGCTTCACGGCCTTCGAGAACACGGACAGCCCCCGAGCCATGGCCCTGGCCCTGCTCGGGCTGGCCCGGCTGCTGCTGGACCCCGAGCACTCCGGGGGCCGCTGGGAGCGCTTCGTCATCGACGCGGCCTGCCTCTCCCGCCTCATCGACCAGGTCATCCCCGAGTTGCACGACAGCGCCATCAGCCAGGAAATTTTCCAGCCCGAGGCCGTGCGCGCCATGACCCGGGGCATGCTGGACCGCCAGCGCGTGCCCTTCGAGGCAGACCCCCTCTCGGGGCTGCAGGTGCTCGGCATGCTGGAGACGCGCCTGCTGAGCTTCGAGCGGGTGTTCATCCTTGGCGCTGGCGAGGATGTGCTGCCGGGCGTGCCCCGGCCCGACCCCCTGCTGCCCGACCCGCTGCGCCAGGTGCTGGGCCTGCCGGACCAGCGAACCCGCGACATGACCGCCGCGCACACCTTCTACCGCTTGATCCAGGGCGCGCGGGAGGTGGGCATCTTCTATTCCTCGGGCATCCAGCCCGGCGTGCTGGACGGCAAGAGCCTGCCCAGCCGCTACGTGGAGCAGCTCATCTGGGAGGAGGAGAAACGTCTCCAGGCCCTGCTCAAGCCCGGCGAAGGCCCGCGCAGGCTCATCACCCTGCCCATGCGCGGGGTGCGCTCCCACTCGCCGGCGGTGGAGAACTCCCGAGCCTGCCGCCTCAAGCTGGAGACCAGGCTGCGCTACCGGGGCGTGAACCCCTCCCTGCTGGACAGCTTCCTGGCCTGCCCGCTGGCCTTCTTCTACAAGTACCTCACCCCCCTGGAGGCCCTGGACGAGGTGGCCGAGGACGGCGATCCGCCTGCCCTTGGCCAGCTGGTGCACTCCGTGCTGCAGGACTTCTTCCAGCCACTGCTGGGCACGCGCGTGGAGGCTGGCGGCCTGGACGCGGCCAGACTCACGGACATGTTCTCCCGCAGGCTGCGCGCGGAGCCCTTCTTCGCGCAGATGCCCGCGCAGGCGCGCCTGATGCTGGAGCGCACCGCCCTGCGCCGCCTGGAGGAATTCGCCAGGACCAGCCCGGCCTGCATCCCCACCCAACTGGAGATGCGCCTGGACACCACCCTGGACCTGGGTGGAGCGCGCTACGGCTTCAACGGCGTGATCGACAGGCTGGACCAGCGCGACGAGGGCATGGTCATCCTGGACTACAAAACCGGCAAGCCCCGCAAGCAGACGAGCACCTTCTGGGACGACCAGGACATTTGGGACACCGTGACCGCGGGCGACGTGGAATCTGGGCTGAATATGCTGGACCGCCTGGGCGCTGGCCTGGGATCCATCCAGATGCCGCTCTACATGCACGCCTACTGGAAGGCCACCGGACTGGACGCCGCCGACGCGGCCTATGTCTGCCTGGGCATGGGCGGGAAGGAGGCGGCCCTGTTCGGGCCCAAGGTCAGCGAAGAGGTGCGCGAGGAGCGCGTGAGGGAGAAAACGCCACTGTTCACGGGCTTCATCGTGCGCATGATGCTGGAGACGCCGCGCTTCGCCCCCCTGCCCTCGCGAGGCTGCGGCTGGTGCGCGTACGCGCGGGTGTGCGGCAAGGAGCCGGCGGAGAGATAGTTCATGATTGACGGCCGTGAGAGAATCTTCCAGCCGTGATTCAAGGTCCGTGCGGGGGGCAGCTGGGCGATGACCACGCATCAATTGCCTTCAACACCACACAGCCTGGGAACAAACGCCGCGCTATAGAACTCCGAAACTCTCCACAAAGGCCAGCACAATGACAAGACACTTGTCCGCATCGGCCATATTTCCAGCATTCTGTATCATCTTGTCACTCCTGCTGGCATCACGTGTCACAGCAACCTGCCCAAGAGAAAAGATAGACGCCGCAGACGATGCTGTGGCCTCCATAACAGAATGGAACCATCTATATGAGTTTTTTACAAAGTTTTCTGATTGTGACGATGGCTACATGGCAAGTGGCATTGACGACATCATAGAAGGAATGTTCCTCTCGCAGTGGGACAAGCTGAATACGCTGAGTAGCATCATGACATCAGACCCTGCGTTCCACACGTTCGTAATCAGGCATGTCACTGAAGCGTATTCCATGGAAGGTGGGAAGGCTATACTCAAGAATTCTGCGAATAATTGCCCGGCTGGATCCGAATACCTTTGCCATGTCATACGTGAAAGACTGAAATACTAGCCCGAGTTCCTCATTGTCCTACATGCTTGCAGGATGGGTTCCATAGCGGGGCAATCGCGCTTGTCGCATACCCGCCTCCGCTTGCTGAGAATAATGCCCGCTATTTTTCTTGAATCCCCCCTCCCTCGGCCAGGAAGGCCTCAACGCACTTCTTGTCCTTCTCCTCGAAGGTGAAGCTGTCCTCGGGCGGCAGGCCCAGTTCTTTGCGGTGCTGTTGGAAGAGGTCGTGGTAGGTCACGGCGCTGGCGTCGGCCATGCTCTGGCCCAGGGCTTCGGCCGTGCGGGCGATGGCATCCGGTTCGGCCTCGATCTCCATGAAGGTGCCGAAGGGCAGTAGGTCCAGGCAGACCACGGCATCCTTGGTGCGCCACACTTCCCGGCATTTCTCGTACCAGAGGGCTTCCACGTAGCCCAGTCCGGCCAGGATGCGGCGCA includes:
- a CDS encoding PD-(D/E)XK nuclease family protein, with the protein product MNPVSVIPWDRDFLTGLGTHLVENFQDRFQSTLVLFPHRRPKRYLLDKLAADARLPKPCLLPRILSIDELFAELAGRLHPTPLRQLTELDRVGVAHAVVTRLGVGLRGPDNAFPSEIKDFFPWGLRLAQLMEELFQHGVAASDLDHVQDQVLPTAAALLGSLKSIQKAYREELLGSDTATPGLLRSIVADRTAEAVELLEGQTVLACGFHALSGSEEKLLKGLWRKGRADILWHTDPAVATPGGSPHWSCEEHAQWLKHWKARAVLLTDEKRSPLPAWRKRTDQLSLFAAEPAQEPASRAKIVFHQGFDLHSQLVALRRELDASTETAGFAVVLPDTSMLMPVLHHLPRRDVNISMGFALKRSPLHTLIETILRLQDGRMPGGYHWREVIALLRHPLIKLLRIGDDTPLRMAFHDWEAAIRQGEKHLDPTAWNPAEAPTQAAPEVAALCARVVEVCFTAFENTDSPRAMALALLGLARLLLDPEHSGGRWERFVIDAACLSRLIDQVIPELHDSAISQEIFQPEAVRAMTRGMLDRQRVPFEADPLSGLQVLGMLETRLLSFERVFILGAGEDVLPGVPRPDPLLPDPLRQVLGLPDQRTRDMTAAHTFYRLIQGAREVGIFYSSGIQPGVLDGKSLPSRYVEQLIWEEEKRLQALLKPGEGPRRLITLPMRGVRSHSPAVENSRACRLKLETRLRYRGVNPSLLDSFLACPLAFFYKYLTPLEALDEVAEDGDPPALGQLVHSVLQDFFQPLLGTRVEAGGLDAARLTDMFSRRLRAEPFFAQMPAQARLMLERTALRRLEEFARTSPACIPTQLEMRLDTTLDLGGARYGFNGVIDRLDQRDEGMVILDYKTGKPRKQTSTFWDDQDIWDTVTAGDVESGLNMLDRLGAGLGSIQMPLYMHAYWKATGLDAADAAYVCLGMGGKEAALFGPKVSEEVREERVREKTPLFTGFIVRMMLETPRFAPLPSRGCGWCAYARVCGKEPAER
- the cyaB gene encoding class IV adenylate cyclase codes for the protein MARELEAKFTVQGFAAVRAALKGMDARFAGNRFERNVVFDTPSRELQAKGELLRLRQAGHVTLTFKKPSLEPAPAGVKAMDEIETHVEDFDAMRRILAGLGYVEALWYEKCREVWRTKDAVVCLDLLPFGTFMEIEAEPDAIARTAEALGQSMADASAVTYHDLFQQHRKELGLPPEDSFTFEEKDKKCVEAFLAEGGGIQEK